The stretch of DNA ATGCAAGAAAATATGGTTTTTCATGGGTTGCCAGGTCGTTTTTGGCTTCTGGATTTAAATATATCGCTTATATGTTGGGGAGGCGTGCGCCTTGGCTTCCATGTAGCCTCAAGCTGAAACTTGGGCAGAATAAGGTTTTTTGGTCACAGACAGGTGAACGGAGATGACAAAATTTCCAACGCCGATGCTCATGACTGGCTTCATGCTTGCCTCGGATGCTTTGGCAATTTTTTGTTCCGGTGCGGTCAGCGTTTCGGTCCGATATGCCTTCGAGGGTCAATTCCACCCCTCCCTGTATTGGGATATCTGGCCTGTAGGCCTATTTTTTCTTATGGCCTATGCCGCTGCCGGATTGTATCCCGGCGTTCTTGTCAGCCCCCCAGAGGAACTCAAGAGGGCCTCGCTGGCCACCTCATTTTGTTTCGTGGGCTTGGCTGCGGTCACATTTATCTCAAGGGAGGCCGAATTGTATTCCCGGGGCATTTTCCTCATGTCCTGGGTTTTGATCCTCGTTGCTCTTCCCGTGTTCAGGGCCATCCTGAAATCCATTGTCCAGAGGGCCCAATGGTGGGGCTATCCGGCGGTCATCATTGGTGACGGAGAGGCCGTCGTTGCGGTGGCTAAAATTCTACTGGCCAATCCCCGCATGGGAGTGCGACCGAGGGCTGTTCTTGGAGGCGATAAATACTTGGCACAGGAGGCGGGACTTCCGCATGGGGAAAAGTCCGAGGCCCGGATCTTTGCCGCCAAGTGGAAGCACTCCATGGCCTTTGTCGTTCCCAGCGAAGGGGATGTCTGTCACTGGCGGGATGCCTACGAATCCCATGTCAGAAATTTTTATCGAGTCATATTGATACCCGGCATGTTCGGACTCTCTTCACTCTGGGTGGCTGCCGTGGATTTCGGAGGGATTTTGGGCCTGGAGCTGAAGCAGAAGCTTTTGGATCCGAAGAGACAGGTTCTCAAGCGGGGTTTCGATCTTGTTTTGATCATTTGTCTCGGGGTGCCCATCATCCCCTTGGCCCTCGGATTGGCCCTAGCTATTGTTCTGGATTCTCCGGGACCGGTTTTCTACAGCCATCTTCGGATAGGTCGGGGAGGAAGGCCGATTCGGGTCTGGAAGTTTCGAACCATGGCCAAAGATGCCGACAAGATCCTGGACAAATACCTGCAGGACAATCCAGCCCTGCTTTGCGAGTGGGAGCGAGAACATAAGATTCGAAAGGATCCCAGGGTGACTCGAGTCGGGCGGTTTCTTCGGATGACCAGCCTAGATGAATTACCCCAGTTTTGGAATGTGCTCAAGGGAGACATGAGTCTCGTCGGGCCCAGGCCGATTGTCGAGGGAGAGATCCACCGGTATCGGGAAATTTTTGAGCTTTACAAGCGGGTTCGGCCAGGGATTACGGGCCTATGGCAGATTTCGGGAAGAAGCACCGTCGGCTACGGGGAGCGGATCAATCTTGATGCGTATTACGTCCGGAATTGGTCATTGTGGTTAGATATTTATATCATGGCTAAGACCCCCATGGAGGTCTGCAGATGCCGGGGGGCCGTATGAACTTGAATTTGGAATTCGTAATTTTATAGTAAACCCCGGTTTTTTCTGGTTGTCAATCGGGCGCGCATCTGCTAGGCAAGGCAAAATTTTCGTTAGGGGGTATTTTTTCGTATGGAACACCAAGAAACTGTAAACACCGTCGATCGCGACATGGACGACATCAATTTCGAAGCAGCGTTGGATGATTATTTCAACGACGATTTCGGCGACGTGGAGGAAAACGTCACAGTCGAAGGGCAAGTCGTCAAGATCGACGACAATTATGTGCTGGTCGACGTGAATTTCAAGTCCGAAGGGCTTGTTCCAACGTCCGAATTTAGGGATTCGAACGGCAACCTGACAGTCAATGTCGGGGACAAGATCAGGGTTTTCGTAGTTCGCAAGAACGACCGTGATGGGACCATTTCGCTGTCGCGGGAAAAGGCCAAACGGCTTCAGGTTCTCGACGAGCTCGAGGCCCTTTATGAAAGCGGCGAGATGGTCAAAGGCCGGATTCAGCGTCGGATCAAGGGCGGATATGTTGTGGATATCAACGGGCTTGAGGCCTTTCTCCCTGGATCCCATGTGGATCTACGCCCGGTCCCGGATATGGATTCCCTGGTTGGCGAGGAATTCGACTTCAGAGTTTTGAAGATCAATCGCAAGCGGAGCAACGTCATTGTTTCCCGCCGCGTTCTTTTGGAGGAAGATCGAGAACAGAAGCGCGAGGAACTCTTGAAGACCTTGGAAGAGGGACAGGTCGTCACCGGAGTGGCCAAAAATATCACCGAGTACGGTGTGTTCATCGACCTTGGTGGTCTCGACGGTCTTCTTCACATCACCGACATGTCCTGGAAGCGAATTCGACATCCAAAGGAGATGGTCCAGGTCGGGGACGAACTCGAACTCAAGGTGCTCAGTTTCGACGCCTCGGATAAAAAGGTTTCATTGGGGCTCAAACAGCTTGTTCCCGATCCGTGGGAAAATATCGCCGAAAAATTTCCCGAAGGCCTTCGGGGCAGCGGCAAGGTCACGAACCTGGTCGACTACGGAGCCTTTGTCGAGCTTCAGCCAGGAGTCGAAGGCCTAGTGCACATTTCGGAAATGTCCTGGACTCGGAAGCTTCGCCATCCCTCTCAGATGGTCAAGGTCGGAGAGGAAGTCGAAGTCATCATACTCGGAGTCGACACGGTCAGAAAGCGGATTTCCCTGGGCAT from Deltaproteobacteria bacterium encodes:
- the wbaP gene encoding undecaprenyl-phosphate galactose phosphotransferase WbaP, whose amino-acid sequence is MTKFPTPMLMTGFMLASDALAIFCSGAVSVSVRYAFEGQFHPSLYWDIWPVGLFFLMAYAAAGLYPGVLVSPPEELKRASLATSFCFVGLAAVTFISREAELYSRGIFLMSWVLILVALPVFRAILKSIVQRAQWWGYPAVIIGDGEAVVAVAKILLANPRMGVRPRAVLGGDKYLAQEAGLPHGEKSEARIFAAKWKHSMAFVVPSEGDVCHWRDAYESHVRNFYRVILIPGMFGLSSLWVAAVDFGGILGLELKQKLLDPKRQVLKRGFDLVLIICLGVPIIPLALGLALAIVLDSPGPVFYSHLRIGRGGRPIRVWKFRTMAKDADKILDKYLQDNPALLCEWEREHKIRKDPRVTRVGRFLRMTSLDELPQFWNVLKGDMSLVGPRPIVEGEIHRYREIFELYKRVRPGITGLWQISGRSTVGYGERINLDAYYVRNWSLWLDIYIMAKTPMEVCRCRGAV
- a CDS encoding 30S ribosomal protein S1; its protein translation is MEHQETVNTVDRDMDDINFEAALDDYFNDDFGDVEENVTVEGQVVKIDDNYVLVDVNFKSEGLVPTSEFRDSNGNLTVNVGDKIRVFVVRKNDRDGTISLSREKAKRLQVLDELEALYESGEMVKGRIQRRIKGGYVVDINGLEAFLPGSHVDLRPVPDMDSLVGEEFDFRVLKINRKRSNVIVSRRVLLEEDREQKREELLKTLEEGQVVTGVAKNITEYGVFIDLGGLDGLLHITDMSWKRIRHPKEMVQVGDELELKVLSFDASDKKVSLGLKQLVPDPWENIAEKFPEGLRGSGKVTNLVDYGAFVELQPGVEGLVHISEMSWTRKLRHPSQMVKVGEEVEVIILGVDTVRKRISLGMKQVNPNPWELVAEKYPEGTILEAPIKNITEFGLFIGIEDGIDGLIHVSDLSWTKKIRHPNELYKVGDLVQAKVLTVDQENEKFTLGIKQLTEDPWLDVPNRYPEGAVLKGQITNITDFGLFVEVEEGIEGLVHVSEMSRKKVKNPKEMFEEGQEIEAKVIHVSAHDRRLGLSLKQQEAEPKRSARGDAKTQSGPAAGSNLGDLIRQKMEEDVE